In a genomic window of Lycium ferocissimum isolate CSIRO_LF1 chromosome 9, AGI_CSIRO_Lferr_CH_V1, whole genome shotgun sequence:
- the LOC132069282 gene encoding uncharacterized protein LOC132069282, with the protein MELHHHFFFTLLFLAFVASHAANLSPEVYWQVKLPNTPMPKPIKDALQYSAVEGELPKLRQPYGVGSEWHRPAAEGELQKLRQPYGVGSEWHRPAAEGELKKLRQPYGVGSEWHRPAVEGELQKLRQPYGVGSEWHRPAAEGELQKLRQPYGVGSEWHRPAAQGELKKLRQPYGVGSEWHRPAAEGELKKLRQPYGVGSEWHQPAFEVELQKLRQPNGVGSEWHRPAAEGELKKLRQPYGVGSEWHRPAAEGELKKLRQPYGVGSEWHRPAAEGELQKLRQPYGVGSEWHRPVAEGELHKLRQKDINENLPVTPYFFEINLQQGRKMNLPSLKNYNSAPFLPRKVAESIPFSSDKIEEILNHFSIDKDSEGAKMINKTIKMCEDPAGNGEKRYCATSLESMVDFATSFLGTNNILAISTELENETPEVQTYTINEVKEKANGKGVICHKVGYPYAVHYCHEEGSSTRTFQVSMVGADGTKVNAVSVCHEDTASMNPETLPFQLLNVKPGEKPICHFILDDQIALVPSQDATQVAEN; encoded by the exons ATGGAGTTGCATCACCATTTCTTCTTCACACTTCTTTTT CTTGCTTTTGTAGCAAGTCATGCAGCTAATTTATCTCCTGAGGTCTATTGGCAAGTGAAACTGCCCAACACTCCCATGCCCAAACCCATTAAGGATGCCTTACAATATTCTGCAG TCGAGGGCGAGCTTCCCAAATTACGCCAACCATATGGAGTAGGTTCGGAGTGGCATCGACCAGCGGCCGAGGGCGAGCTTCAGAAATTACGCCAACCATATGGAGTAGGTTCGGAGTGGCATCGACCAGCGGCCGAGGGCGAGCTTAAAAAATTACGCCAACCATATGGAGTAGGTTCGGAGTGGCATCGACCAGCGGTCGAGGGCGAGCTTCAGAAATTACGCCAACCATATGGAGTAGGTTCGGAGTGGCATCGACCAGCGGCCGAGGGCGAGCTTCAGAAATTACGCCAACCATACGGAGTAGGTTCGGAGTGGCATCGACCAGCGGCCCAGGGCGAGCTTAAAAAATTACGCCAACCATATGGAGTAGGTTCGGAGTGGCATCGACCAGCTGCCGAGGGCGAGCTTAAAAAATTACGCCAACCATACGGAGTAGGTTCGGAGTGGCATCAACCAGCGTTTGAGGTCGAGCTTCAGAAATTACGCCAACCAAATGGAGTAGGTTCGGAGTGGCATCGACCAGCGGCCGAGGGCGAGCTTAAAAAATTACGCCAACCATACGGAGTAGGTTCGGAGTGGCATCGACCAGCGGCCGAGGGCGAGCTCAAAAAATTACGCCAACCATATGGAGTAGGTTCGGAGTGGCATCGACCAGCGGCCGAGGGCGAGCTTCAGAAATTACGCCAACCATATGGAGTAGGTTCAGAGTGGCATCGACCAGTGGCTGAGGGCGAGCTTCACAAATTACGCCAGAAAGATATTAATGAAAACCTTCCAGTCACCCCTTATTTCTTTGAAATAAATTTACAGCAGGGGAGGAAAATGAACCTTCCGTCTCTCAAAAACTATAACTCGGCTCCCTTTTTGCCTCGCAAAGTTGCAGAATCTATCCCCTTTTCATCGgataaaattgaagaaattcttaATCACTTCTCCATTGATAAGGACTCAGAAGGTGCTAAAATGATCAACAAAACAATTAAAATGTGCGAGGACCCAGCAGGTAATGGAGAGAAGAGATATTGCGCCACTTCTTTGGAATCAATGGTTGATTTCGCCACATCTTTCCTTGGAACAAATAATATTTTAGCAATTTCAACCGAGTTAGAGAATGAAACTCCGGAGGTGCAAACATATACCATCAACGAAGTGAAGGAGAAAGCAAATGGCAAAGGGGTGATATGCCACAAAGTGGGTTACCCATATGCAGTACACTATTGCCATGAAGAAGGAAGCAGTACTAGGACTTTTCAAGTCTCAATGGTGGGTGCTGATGGAACTAAAGTTAATGCAGTATCAGTCTGCCATGAGGATACTGCATCCATGAACCCTGAGACGTTGCCCTTTCAATTGCTCAATGTTAAGCCAGGAGAAAAGCCCATTTGCCATTTCATTTTGGACGATCAGATTGCCTTGGTTCCTTCTCAAGATGCAACTCAAGTGGCTGAAAACTAA